AGGAAAACCTCCAATTTTGTACTCCGCCATAAGCTTCAATGCGTTGAAAACAGTATCGTCAGGATGTATAACAACAGGATTCTCAATAACGCCATTTTCTGTTCTCTTGACAATCTCCACCTGATGCGCTTGTTCTTTAATGGAAAGGTTCTTGTGAATTATTCCTATACCACCCTCACGAGCTAATGCTTTGGCTAATTCGCTTTCTGTAACAGTGTCCATAGCAGCACTAACGAGAGGAATGTTGAGTTTTATCAAGCGAGTCAGACGAGTTGAAACGTCCGTATCTGAGGGTAATACTTCACTATACTGTGGGACTAACAAAACATCGTCAAACGTAAGGGCTTCCTTAAAAACAAGCGTACCATCGACCTCAGAATCTTTTGAGGTCTTCTTAACACTTTCCTTCTTCTGTGGCATTTTTTCAACCTCCATCCGCCCCACGGCTTTTTATTTTTATTTTATAACAAAGCAGACCCCCTACATGGGTCTGCCTGCTTTCCTGGTTATTTGGAGCGGGCGACGGGATTCGAACCCGCGGCCCTCAGCTTGGGAAGCTGATGCTCTACCAACTGAGCTACACCCGCTCAATTTCTGTATATATTATATCACCAGAGACCGACATTTTCAAGACCCTTACAGTCAAAAACACGGCGAACTTAGAAATTCGCTGTCCCTCCAACAAATGCGGTCTGTTTCCACTCATTATCTTGCCAAATGTATTTTACGCCCGCGTAGAAACTACCAAAAACAGGATACGCTATAGTTATTCTTGCCAATGTATCGGAATCGAGGATCTGACCTTCTTTGAAAGGTGTGTCGTCGTACAGATAACCGTAGAGAACCAAACCATTCGTACCACCGATAGCTGGTATGTTGATCAGTCCTTCACCAGAAAGCGTCATATTTCCTTCGAAATTCCCCTTCAAAAGAATTACCACTTTTCCGTACGGCGTGAATGTCAAAGCCAAATTTGCGATGTAACCAACATCTGATTTGTATTTCTCCGGTCCGAAATCCGGTTGTAATTTCTCGAAAGCATAGTTTCTTGAAATAAGCCATGGTTTAAATCCGTCGGATGCGTAGAACGGACCAGCAACAAACTGCAGCATACCAAAATCTCCAAATATACCACCAAACGCACCATAACCGACTGTTCCGTCCTTCCAAATTTGTGCTCCGGCCTCTGTACCAAGTACAAAACCGATTACGTTCGTGGTCATTGAAACACCTGCAGCATATGTAAGTGGTGTGGCAACTGCATCTTCCTTCAAGCCATCCATGTCTACTCCGCCAAAGAGTGATAGCTCGAAGAGAGAAATCTTCGAGCTTACAATTGCCGTATACAACGGATCTGATTGAGTGAAGGTAAATGTTGAAAGTTGTGCCATTTGGTAAGGTATATGTGCGGAGGCGTCCAAGGATCCCAATCTGATACCTACATCAACGGTTCTTGCACTCGGATTAGAATAACCACTGAAAATTAAACCCATTCCGTAAGTTATTGGTTTCATCCTGCCGTATCTGAACCAAACGTTACCAAGGTCTAATCCCAAAGCTGTTATGTTAATACCGTCGATAATGTTGGTGCTTGGTGCTGATAAGCCAGGATATCCAAAATAAAAATTACCAGTCGTTAGATCGGTTGCATACGTTGTAAGAGTAAGCCCAAGTGTTACAGGACCTATTGAAAACTCAGGTCCGAATTCATAAACCATATAGTTGTCGTTTCCAATTTGAACGGTACCTACGTTAAGGTAAAAATCCGCGAAACTTATGACCGCAAAAAGTATCATCAAAACAAAAATCCCTTTAAATGTCCACTTCTTCATCCTTCGTCACCTCCTATAAGTTTTGACCACTGAAGGTACCTTATCGTTCAATTAATAAGAATTCTCTACATTCGATTCAATTATAACACGTTGACTGTAAAACGTGCTATAAAAAATTGCCGGGTTAGAAACCCGGCATAATGTGTGTGTATCTATCTAATCCGCCTTAAAAGTATCGTTTGCTTCTCACTTTCTAAGTTGTTCTTTTGCTATCTCTATGCCTTTTAGAATAGCTTGTTTGTTAATTTCAATAAGCGTAGCTTTTCCACCACTGAGTTTCTTTTCAAGTGCTTTGAATACACTCTCTACATCAACAACATCTGTTGCTCCAACAACTGCGCCAAGCATGACCATGTTTGCAACCTTCAGATTGCCGAGTTCATCAGCGATTTCATTACAAGGTACCTTGATGATGTTTATATCATTCCTTACTGGTTCTCTGTCCACAACCGATTGGTTGACAAAAAGATATCCATTTGGTGTTACCGCAGGCTCAAATTTTAGAAGAGAAGGTATGTTCATCGCTACAATAACCTCCGCTTTATCGGTAACTGGAGACGCAACTGGTTCATTACTTATCACAACGGTACAGTTTGCAGTTCCTCCACGCATTTCTGGTCCATATGATGGCATCCACGTAACGTTTTTACCCTGTAACATCCCAGCGAGGGAAAGGATCTGTCCCATCAACATGACACCTTGTCCACCAAATCCTGCGAAGATCATCCTTGTTGTCATTGCTCATCCCCTACCTTGTCAACGAATACTCCAAGTGGGTACTCTGGAACCATATGCTCTTCCAACCATTTCAGTGCACTAACAGGGTCGATTCCCCAGTTCGTCGGACATGTGGATAGTACTTCGACCATCCCAAATCCTAAGCCCTTTATCTGCGCTAAAAAAGCCTTCTTTATTGCTTTCTTTGTCTTAACCACATCTTGAGGAGTGTTAACCTTCGTCCTGGCCAAGAATGCGACACCTCTTGCTTCCTTTATTACTTCAGCAACATGAAGTGGGTAACCATCATTTTCCGCACTT
The DNA window shown above is from Fervidobacterium changbaicum and carries:
- a CDS encoding 2-oxoacid:acceptor oxidoreductase family protein, which encodes MTTRMIFAGFGGQGVMLMGQILSLAGMLQGKNVTWMPSYGPEMRGGTANCTVVISNEPVASPVTDKAEVIVAMNIPSLLKFEPAVTPNGYLFVNQSVVDREPVRNDINIIKVPCNEIADELGNLKVANMVMLGAVVGATDVVDVESVFKALEKKLSGGKATLIEINKQAILKGIEIAKEQLRK